The following proteins come from a genomic window of Polaribacter dokdonensis:
- a CDS encoding nucleoside triphosphate pyrophosphohydrolase family protein → MKNKIAAVHAFHSAFKLNIQNSPTVNISDDRKQLRYELMKEENEEYLEAAKNNDLVEVADALGDMLYILCGTIIEHGMQDKIEEVFNEIQNSNMSKLGEDGEPIYREDGKVLKGPNYFKPNISKILEK, encoded by the coding sequence ATGAAAAATAAAATAGCTGCTGTACATGCATTTCACAGTGCATTTAAATTAAATATTCAAAATTCACCAACTGTAAATATTTCTGATGATAGAAAACAATTGCGATATGAATTAATGAAAGAAGAAAATGAAGAGTATTTAGAGGCTGCTAAAAATAATGATTTGGTAGAGGTTGCAGATGCTTTAGGAGATATGCTTTATATCCTATGTGGTACCATTATAGAACATGGAATGCAAGATAAAATTGAAGAGGTTTTTAACGAAATACAAAACTCTAACATGAGTAAATTGGGTGAAGATGGAGAGCCAATATATAGAGAAGATGGTAAAGTTTTAAAAGGGCCAAATTACTTTAAGCCTAATATTTCTAAAATTTTAGAAAAATAA
- a CDS encoding nuclear transport factor 2 family protein → MYRFKFTLFIALFLSISLMSQNEENEVVEITKTVQNYYDGYIYRDISKLNKAFDTVHGTMKVPIKQNNNITGYKNVYFKDILPIWGNRKKLENRILENCALTILNIDIVDATIASSKISMKVEDITYIDILSLEKINNSWRITNKIYVTRN, encoded by the coding sequence ATGTATCGTTTTAAATTTACACTTTTTATTGCTCTTTTCTTGTCAATTTCTCTAATGAGTCAGAATGAAGAAAATGAAGTTGTAGAAATTACGAAAACAGTCCAAAATTATTATGATGGGTATATTTACAGAGATATTAGTAAATTAAACAAAGCCTTTGATACAGTTCATGGAACAATGAAAGTTCCTATAAAACAAAACAATAATATTACAGGTTACAAAAACGTTTATTTTAAAGATATTCTTCCAATTTGGGGAAATCGAAAAAAACTTGAAAATCGTATTTTAGAAAATTGTGCCTTAACTATTTTAAATATTGATATTGTTGATGCTACTATCGCTAGTTCTAAAATTAGCATGAAAGTAGAAGACATCACCTACATTGATATTTTATCTTTAGAAAAAATTAATAATAGCTGGAGAATAACCAATAAAATTTACGTTACAAGAAACTAA
- a CDS encoding branched-chain amino acid aminotransferase: protein MTSNIEIQRVEKSKIDSVDFNNLPFGSVYSDHMLTCDFVDGKWQTPKVEPFAPISLDPSAKIFHYGQSIFEGMKAYKDADGNMMLFRPLENCKRLNKSAERLVIPQIPEDIFMDGLKKLLEIDSAWIPTNEGSSLYIRPFMFATGNGFHASPADAYKFVICTAPSGAYFAGKVKVLIEEKYARAANGGVGYAKAGGNYAAQFYPTQLAIEKGYNQVIWTDDNTHQFIEEAGAMNIFVRINDTLITSPTSDRILDGITRKSILQIAEDNGIQTEVRKISVGEVVEAAKNGNLKEMFGAGTAAVISPIAGFGYQENDFDLPELENPYAQQLKKLITDIQTNKTEDPYGWRVMV, encoded by the coding sequence ATGACTTCAAATATAGAAATTCAACGCGTAGAAAAATCAAAGATTGACTCTGTTGATTTTAATAACTTACCTTTTGGAAGCGTATATTCTGATCATATGTTAACCTGTGATTTTGTAGATGGTAAATGGCAAACTCCAAAAGTTGAGCCTTTTGCACCAATTTCATTAGATCCTTCAGCTAAGATTTTTCATTATGGACAATCTATTTTTGAGGGGATGAAAGCCTACAAAGATGCTGATGGAAACATGATGCTTTTTAGACCTTTAGAAAATTGTAAACGTTTAAACAAATCTGCTGAACGTTTGGTTATACCTCAAATTCCTGAGGATATTTTCATGGATGGTTTAAAGAAACTTTTAGAAATAGATAGTGCTTGGATACCTACAAACGAAGGTAGTTCATTATATATTAGACCATTTATGTTTGCAACTGGTAATGGTTTTCATGCATCTCCTGCAGATGCTTACAAGTTTGTTATTTGTACTGCACCTTCTGGTGCTTATTTTGCTGGTAAAGTAAAAGTATTAATTGAGGAAAAATATGCCAGAGCTGCAAATGGTGGTGTTGGTTATGCAAAAGCAGGTGGTAACTATGCTGCACAATTTTACCCAACTCAATTAGCAATAGAAAAAGGATACAATCAAGTAATTTGGACAGATGATAACACACACCAATTTATAGAAGAAGCTGGTGCAATGAACATTTTTGTTAGAATTAATGATACTTTAATTACAAGCCCAACTAGTGATAGAATCTTAGATGGTATTACTCGTAAAAGTATTTTACAGATTGCAGAAGATAATGGAATACAAACAGAGGTTAGAAAAATTTCTGTTGGTGAAGTTGTAGAAGCTGCCAAGAATGGTAACTTAAAAGAAATGTTTGGAGCAGGAACTGCTGCAGTTATTTCTCCAATTGCTGGTTTTGGATATCAAGAAAATGATTTTGATTTACCTGAATTAGAAAATCCATATGCACAGCAATTGAAAAAATTAATTACAGATATTCAAACTAACAAAACTGAAGATCCTTATGGATGGAGAGTTATGGTATAG
- a CDS encoding DUF4920 domain-containing protein: MKNIIQLCVVLLLVATACKSEKTDKSETKNAEVVAENYSFFGDKINDESVMTSDEMLAKFENMNVGDTINAKFASTINEVCSKKGCWMKLPLGSETETMVRFKDYGFFMPLDSAEKEVIVAGKAFVKETSVDELRHYAEDAGKTEEEIALITEPKKEFAFEANGVLMKK, from the coding sequence ATGAAAAATATAATTCAATTATGTGTTGTTCTTTTGTTAGTAGCAACTGCCTGTAAGAGTGAAAAAACAGATAAATCTGAAACAAAAAATGCAGAGGTTGTAGCAGAAAATTACAGTTTTTTTGGTGATAAAATAAATGATGAATCAGTAATGACTTCTGATGAGATGTTAGCCAAGTTCGAAAACATGAATGTTGGAGACACTATTAACGCAAAATTTGCATCAACAATTAACGAAGTTTGTTCTAAAAAAGGTTGTTGGATGAAGTTACCTTTAGGTTCAGAAACTGAAACTATGGTTCGTTTTAAAGATTACGGATTTTTTATGCCTTTAGATTCAGCAGAGAAAGAAGTTATAGTTGCTGGTAAAGCATTTGTAAAAGAAACTTCTGTAGATGAGTTAAGACATTATGCAGAAGATGCAGGTAAAACTGAAGAAGAAATTGCATTAATTACTGAGCCAAAAAAAGAATTTGCTTTTGAAGCAAATGGCGTTTTAATGAAGAAATAA
- the mnmD gene encoding tRNA (5-methylaminomethyl-2-thiouridine)(34)-methyltransferase MnmD: MKREIIITSDGSTSIHLPDWDEQYHSKHGAIQEAKHVFIKTGLYKYIEKPVQQLAILEIGFGTGLNAFITSLEAKEKNISVSYVGVEAYPVSENEIESLNYVSELNALAFKKDFEHIHKVAWEEKHTISDNFQLLKRKQFFEDIDDVNAFDLIYFDAFGAKNQPELWTESIFKKMYIALKKGGILTTYSAKGSVRRAMQAVGFTVERLEGPPGKREMLRATKS, encoded by the coding sequence TTGAAGAGAGAAATTATTATTACATCTGATGGTTCAACTAGTATTCACCTTCCAGATTGGGATGAACAATACCATTCCAAACATGGTGCAATACAAGAGGCAAAACACGTTTTTATAAAAACGGGTTTGTATAAATATATAGAAAAACCAGTACAGCAATTAGCAATTCTAGAAATTGGTTTTGGTACTGGTTTAAATGCATTTATAACGTCTTTAGAAGCTAAGGAGAAAAATATATCTGTTTCATATGTTGGTGTAGAAGCCTATCCAGTATCTGAAAACGAAATAGAAAGTTTAAATTATGTGTCTGAATTAAATGCCTTAGCATTTAAAAAGGATTTTGAACATATACATAAAGTTGCTTGGGAAGAAAAACATACAATTTCTGATAATTTTCAACTTTTAAAAAGAAAGCAATTTTTTGAAGATATTGATGATGTAAATGCATTTGACCTAATTTATTTTGATGCTTTTGGTGCTAAAAATCAACCGGAATTATGGACAGAAAGCATTTTTAAAAAAATGTATATTGCTTTAAAAAAAGGTGGAATTTTAACTACTTATTCTGCTAAGGGCAGTGTTAGAAGAGCTATGCAAGCAGTAGGTTTTACAGTAGAAAGATTAGAAGGGCCACCAGGAAAAAGAGAAATGCTTAGAGCAACTAAAAGCTAA
- the ruvC gene encoding crossover junction endodeoxyribonuclease RuvC has product MATEKIILGIDPGTTIMGFGLIKIVGKKMEFIQMNELILKKYDDHYLKLKLIFERTIELIDTYHPDEIAIEAPFFGKNVQSMLKLGRAQGVAMAAGLSREVPITEYLPKKIKMAITGNGNASKEQVALMLKSLLNLKTLPKNLDATDGLAAAVCHYYNSGKVVGGKNYSGWASFVKQNEKRVKK; this is encoded by the coding sequence TTGGCAACTGAAAAAATTATTTTAGGTATAGATCCAGGAACAACAATTATGGGATTTGGTCTCATAAAAATTGTGGGTAAAAAAATGGAATTTATTCAGATGAATGAATTAATTCTAAAGAAGTACGATGATCATTACTTAAAGCTTAAGTTAATTTTTGAACGAACTATAGAACTTATAGATACCTATCATCCAGATGAGATTGCAATTGAAGCGCCTTTTTTTGGTAAGAATGTGCAGTCTATGTTAAAGTTAGGTAGAGCACAAGGTGTAGCAATGGCTGCTGGTTTATCTAGAGAAGTGCCCATAACAGAATATCTACCGAAAAAAATTAAAATGGCAATTACAGGTAATGGTAATGCCAGTAAAGAGCAAGTGGCTTTAATGTTAAAATCTCTTTTAAACCTTAAAACATTGCCCAAAAATTTAGATGCAACAGATGGTTTAGCTGCAGCAGTTTGTCACTATTATAATTCAGGTAAAGTTGTGGGTGGTAAAAATTATTCTGGCTGGGCAAGCTTTGTAAAACAGAATGAAAAAAGGGTAAAGAAATGA
- the hemW gene encoding radical SAM family heme chaperone HemW codes for MSGIYIHIPFCKQACYYCNFYFSTSLKKKTELLDCLVKEIELRKSELNNDIVETIYFGGGTPSILSTEEINRLIEAVYSNFDVVEHPEITLEANPDDLSEEKIKELAASKINRLSIGVQSFFERDLKLMNRAHNAAESKKCLQIATQYFTNISVDLIYGIPDCSNEQWQKNIQTALSYGVPHISSYALTVEPNTALERFIDKGVIKNVDDDKAEEQFLILTDELNAAGFIHYELSNFGKENFFSKNNSAYWLGKSYLGIGPAAHSFDGVQRSWNVQNNTKYIKDIVENKLPIQRETLSVIDRYNEYVMTGLRTIWGVSFPRIESDFGNNYAKYLKMQAQKYIDQELLCVENDTLKTTRKGKFLSDGLASDLFMLNLK; via the coding sequence ATGAGTGGAATATACATACATATCCCATTTTGTAAACAAGCTTGTTATTACTGCAACTTTTATTTTTCTACATCCTTAAAAAAGAAAACAGAACTTTTAGATTGTTTGGTTAAAGAAATTGAGTTGCGTAAATCTGAACTGAATAATGATATTGTAGAAACCATTTATTTTGGAGGTGGAACTCCAAGTATTTTATCAACTGAAGAAATAAATAGGCTAATTGAAGCTGTTTACAGTAATTTTGATGTTGTTGAGCATCCTGAAATTACTTTAGAAGCCAATCCTGATGATTTATCAGAAGAAAAAATAAAAGAATTGGCAGCTTCAAAAATTAATAGATTAAGTATTGGTGTACAGTCTTTTTTTGAGAGAGACTTAAAGCTAATGAACAGAGCACACAATGCAGCAGAATCTAAAAAATGCCTGCAAATTGCCACTCAATACTTTACTAATATTTCTGTAGATTTAATTTACGGAATTCCTGATTGTTCTAATGAACAATGGCAAAAAAATATTCAAACAGCTTTAAGTTATGGTGTTCCTCATATATCTAGCTATGCATTAACTGTAGAGCCAAATACGGCTTTAGAACGTTTTATAGATAAAGGTGTCATTAAAAATGTAGATGATGATAAAGCAGAAGAACAATTTCTAATTCTTACAGACGAATTAAATGCAGCTGGTTTTATTCATTATGAACTTTCTAACTTTGGTAAAGAGAATTTTTTTAGTAAAAATAACTCAGCTTATTGGTTAGGTAAATCGTATTTAGGTATTGGTCCAGCAGCTCATTCTTTTGATGGTGTTCAACGTAGTTGGAATGTGCAGAATAATACAAAATACATTAAAGATATTGTAGAAAATAAATTACCAATTCAAAGAGAAACACTTTCTGTTATTGATAGGTATAATGAATATGTTATGACTGGTTTACGCACAATTTGGGGCGTATCTTTTCCAAGAATTGAATCAGATTTTGGTAATAATTATGCAAAATACCTTAAAATGCAAGCACAGAAATATATAGATCAAGAACTGCTGTGTGTGGAAAACGATACTTTAAAAACTACTAGAAAAGGAAAGTTTTTATCAGATGGTTTGGCTTCAGATTTATTTATGCTAAACTTAAAATAA
- a CDS encoding cyclase family protein codes for MKAIIEYNSRKIEIDVSKPIDISIAIDVNKQNVNAWYLEEPKIFPEEVEGENISVENGAVVNFNSIHFNPHSHITHTECVGHITKKVHSVNQNLKHYFHLAELITIAPIEVDGDMVIATKQLKMALRNKKRDAVIIRTLPNLNDKKSMQYSNTNPTYLLEETAVFLKDKGIKHLLVDLPSVDKEKDEGKLLAHNAFWNTDGPLRMDATITEFIYVPNDVADGEYLLNLMVAPFENDATPSKPILYKINK; via the coding sequence ATGAAAGCAATAATAGAATACAATTCAAGAAAAATAGAAATAGATGTTTCTAAACCTATAGATATTTCGATTGCAATAGATGTTAACAAACAAAATGTAAATGCTTGGTATTTAGAAGAGCCAAAGATTTTTCCTGAAGAGGTTGAAGGCGAAAATATATCTGTAGAAAATGGAGCAGTTGTTAATTTCAACTCTATTCATTTTAATCCTCATTCTCATATTACACACACAGAATGTGTTGGTCATATTACAAAAAAAGTACATTCTGTAAATCAAAATTTAAAGCATTATTTTCATTTAGCAGAACTAATTACAATTGCACCTATAGAGGTTGATGGTGATATGGTTATAGCAACAAAGCAGCTAAAAATGGCCTTAAGAAATAAAAAAAGAGATGCTGTGATTATTAGAACTTTGCCAAATTTAAACGATAAAAAAAGCATGCAGTATTCTAATACAAATCCTACTTATTTGTTAGAGGAAACAGCTGTGTTTTTAAAGGATAAAGGCATTAAGCATTTGTTGGTAGATCTTCCTTCTGTAGATAAAGAAAAAGATGAAGGTAAATTGTTAGCACATAATGCATTTTGGAATACAGATGGACCTTTAAGAATGGATGCTACAATTACAGAATTCATTTACGTACCAAATGATGTTGCAGATGGTGAGTATTTATTAAACCTAATGGTTGCACCTTTTGAGAATGATGCTACACCAAGCAAACCTATTTTATATAAAATTAACAAGTAA
- a CDS encoding alpha/beta fold hydrolase yields the protein MKSKSSKKKYWLYTLLIALILAINSAVYSDISVDDLKVEYANEHSKFIEIDGMQVHYRIEGEGFPIVLIHGTASSLHTWNAWTKELKKTNTIIRMDLPAFGLTGPNKSADYSIKSYTTFLDQFLNQIAIDSFHLAGNSLGGNIAWNYAAEHPNKVDKLILVDASGLPTNKPQPAVFKMAKTPVVSNLFLYVTPKFFIKKNMKEVYADDTKIANDLVSRYHKMALRKGNRQAFIDRARMDFKLGSKANIDKLKSIQNSTLLIWGAQDNWIPLDNGKRMDSVMQNSKLVVLENSGHLPMEENPEESVAILKDFIEIR from the coding sequence ATGAAATCCAAATCATCTAAGAAAAAATACTGGTTATATACGCTTTTAATTGCTTTAATTCTTGCAATAAATAGTGCAGTGTATTCAGATATTTCTGTTGATGATTTAAAGGTTGAATATGCCAATGAACACTCTAAGTTTATAGAGATTGATGGTATGCAAGTACATTACAGAATAGAAGGAGAAGGTTTTCCAATCGTTTTAATTCATGGCACAGCATCTTCTTTACATACTTGGAATGCTTGGACTAAAGAATTAAAGAAAACCAACACCATAATTAGAATGGATTTGCCTGCTTTTGGTTTAACAGGCCCAAATAAATCTGCAGATTACTCTATAAAATCATACACCACCTTTTTAGATCAATTTTTGAACCAAATAGCAATTGATAGTTTTCATTTGGCAGGTAATTCTTTAGGAGGAAATATTGCTTGGAATTATGCAGCAGAACATCCTAATAAAGTTGATAAACTAATTTTGGTAGACGCTAGTGGATTGCCAACCAATAAACCACAACCAGCTGTGTTTAAAATGGCAAAAACGCCAGTTGTAAGTAATTTGTTTTTATATGTAACTCCAAAGTTTTTTATTAAGAAGAACATGAAAGAGGTTTATGCAGATGACACAAAAATTGCAAATGATTTAGTTAGTAGATATCATAAAATGGCATTAAGAAAAGGCAACAGACAAGCCTTTATAGATAGAGCAAGAATGGATTTTAAATTGGGCTCTAAAGCAAATATTGATAAGCTAAAAAGCATACAAAATTCAACCTTATTAATTTGGGGTGCACAAGACAATTGGATTCCTTTAGATAATGGAAAACGTATGGATAGTGTTATGCAAAACTCTAAATTGGTAGTTTTAGAAAATTCTGGCCATTTACCTATGGAAGAAAACCCAGAAGAAAGTGTAGCGATTTTAAAAGATTTTATAGAAATACGATAA
- a CDS encoding helix-turn-helix transcriptional regulator: protein MKNNVKAIRRVKGLTQEELAQLLGVSRQTVISIESSRYVPSTVLSLKISKFLDKNVEELFELEKSDFDSKPSKSR, encoded by the coding sequence ATGAAAAATAATGTAAAAGCAATAAGAAGAGTTAAAGGATTAACTCAAGAAGAACTTGCTCAATTACTTGGTGTATCTAGACAGACAGTAATTTCTATTGAGTCGAGTCGTTATGTTCCGTCTACAGTTTTATCTCTTAAGATTTCCAAATTTCTAGATAAGAATGTTGAAGAACTTTTCGAGCTAGAAAAAAGTGATTTTGATTCGAAACCAAGTAAGTCGCGCTAA
- a CDS encoding magnesium and cobalt transport protein CorA, with protein MESEFLKQTSLISYSKKSYEKSCYTSISDVILTNTTPSTEWLNTYGLAFREIFKKIIANNKLDDFLIKLFMDKEHSNKVILLNDLVFISTRVLKTESRTLDSEQMFFIISSGFLWSIQEKDGDYFNWIRERIENNKGIVRRKKADYLLFLILESIVDNYEDTYQKNAELSATILEAENIKPTPEFTAKVEKRKQELFNFKKATLSLKDTIIKLEKIKINDFDIKYFSELKEQTNNLISNIDFELQELESKINLIFSIQGHRLNEVMKTLTILSVIFIPLTFLAGIYGMNFEYIPELKIKYGYFILLGIMVLVTMGAVWYFKKKKWF; from the coding sequence ATGGAAAGTGAATTTTTAAAGCAAACCTCTTTAATTAGCTACTCTAAAAAAAGCTATGAAAAATCTTGCTACACCTCTATTTCTGATGTTATTTTAACCAACACAACACCTTCTACTGAGTGGTTAAATACTTATGGATTAGCCTTTAGAGAAATTTTTAAAAAAATAATAGCCAATAATAAATTAGATGATTTTTTGATAAAGTTATTTATGGATAAAGAACATTCTAATAAAGTAATTTTATTGAATGATTTGGTTTTTATAAGTACAAGAGTTTTAAAAACAGAAAGTAGAACATTAGACTCAGAGCAAATGTTTTTTATTATTTCTTCTGGTTTTTTATGGAGTATACAAGAAAAGGATGGTGATTATTTTAATTGGATTCGTGAAAGAATTGAGAACAATAAAGGTATTGTTCGTAGAAAAAAAGCAGATTACTTATTGTTTTTAATATTGGAATCTATTGTAGATAATTACGAAGATACTTATCAAAAAAATGCTGAATTAAGTGCTACAATTTTAGAAGCAGAAAATATAAAACCTACTCCAGAATTTACTGCTAAGGTTGAAAAAAGAAAACAAGAATTGTTTAATTTTAAGAAAGCGACTTTAAGCTTAAAAGACACAATTATTAAATTAGAGAAAATAAAAATTAACGATTTTGATATTAAATATTTTAGCGAGTTAAAAGAACAAACCAATAACCTTATTTCTAATATTGATTTTGAATTGCAAGAGCTAGAAAGCAAAATAAATTTGATTTTTAGCATACAAGGACATCGTTTAAATGAGGTAATGAAAACACTTACAATTCTATCTGTAATATTTATTCCATTAACATTTTTAGCAGGAATTTATGGTATGAATTTCGAATACATACCAGAGTTAAAAATAAAATATGGCTATTTTATTCTTTTAGGTATTATGGTATTAGTTACTATGGGTGCAGTTTGGTATTTTAAGAAAAAGAAGTGGTTTTAA
- a CDS encoding MmcQ/YjbR family DNA-binding protein, whose product MNIQQLRDYCISKKGVTEHFPFDDVTLVFKVMNKMFALSGLDKWERGEESINLKCDPERAEELRGEFEGIIAGFHMSKKHWNTVTINTSDVSDNLVIELINNSYDLVVNGLTKKAQKELKEL is encoded by the coding sequence ATGAATATACAGCAATTAAGAGATTATTGTATCTCTAAAAAAGGGGTAACAGAACATTTTCCTTTTGATGATGTGACTCTAGTTTTTAAAGTTATGAATAAGATGTTTGCTCTTTCTGGTTTAGATAAATGGGAAAGAGGAGAAGAAAGTATCAACTTAAAATGTGATCCAGAAAGAGCAGAAGAATTACGAGGAGAATTTGAGGGGATCATTGCAGGTTTTCATATGAGTAAAAAACACTGGAATACAGTTACAATAAATACAAGCGATGTTTCAGATAATTTGGTAATAGAGCTCATCAATAATTCTTATGATTTGGTTGTAAACGGTTTGACTAAAAAAGCTCAAAAAGAATTAAAAGAGCTATAA
- a CDS encoding AraC family transcriptional regulator translates to MKVYPFKIPKPENNALIYQEDIEFVFYDKLHQHDEIQISFIEKGNGTLLVGDSISSYTENDIIVIGSNLPHAFKSEPNSKSESKMLSLFFTETSFGNAFFDLDELSEIKSFFSKSLQGLLVKNHKKVIIEFFKKLKHASRLERFILLLQILKLISKSKTEPLSNFVYNKNYSDVEGKKMRNVFEYTIENYHKPINLEDIASVANMTKNAFCKYFKRRTNKTYISFLTELRIENACKLIQSKEEISIADIAYKVGFQNISNFNRKFKEIKKITPLKYKKL, encoded by the coding sequence ATGAAAGTATATCCTTTTAAAATACCAAAACCAGAAAACAACGCATTGATATATCAAGAAGATATTGAATTTGTTTTTTATGACAAATTACATCAACATGATGAAATTCAAATAAGTTTTATTGAAAAAGGCAATGGTACTTTATTAGTGGGTGACAGCATTTCTAGTTATACAGAAAATGACATTATAGTTATAGGAAGTAATCTACCTCATGCTTTTAAAAGTGAACCCAATAGCAAAAGTGAATCTAAAATGTTGAGTTTATTTTTTACGGAAACTTCTTTTGGTAATGCTTTTTTTGATTTGGACGAGTTGTCTGAAATTAAATCTTTTTTTTCAAAATCATTGCAAGGTCTTCTTGTAAAGAATCACAAAAAAGTAATTATTGAGTTTTTTAAAAAATTAAAACATGCCTCTAGATTAGAACGTTTTATTCTGTTATTGCAAATCTTAAAATTGATTTCAAAATCGAAAACTGAACCACTTTCTAACTTTGTGTACAACAAAAATTATTCAGACGTAGAAGGTAAAAAAATGCGTAATGTATTTGAATATACTATAGAAAATTATCACAAACCTATTAATTTAGAAGATATAGCTAGTGTAGCTAATATGACTAAAAATGCTTTTTGTAAATATTTTAAAAGAAGAACTAATAAAACATATATCAGCTTTTTAACTGAACTACGAATTGAAAATGCATGCAAGTTGATACAATCTAAAGAAGAAATTTCTATTGCTGATATCGCATATAAAGTTGGATTTCAAAATATATCTAATTTCAATAGAAAGTTTAAAGAGATTAAAAAGATTACTCCTTTAAAATATAAAAAATTATAG
- a CDS encoding dihydrodipicolinate synthase family protein, protein MKSNWNGVMPAVFTWLKESKSGTLEIDFDETQKQAANILKTQGKNGSRMNGLVGSGTLGENSYLNTNQRLSLLKSLSEVAKEYSVPLISGASSETKEELAKIIEGLATVGVDTVMVMPPKTKTVPSEKEMYEYYALSEATAKDVGVTIMPYNNPDAAGYHALSTELLMKLSVLPNVTALKISTIDVSIIETLMLENKNLKILAGVDTVTVHAGLAGACGGITGVGCIFPKASVTMQEYVSNGEWAKANKISQALNSLSYLDAQPLLMEYLKLAMGIHYNDVAGGLRTFGKKLSKQQIDDVHSRYLLAKERLEVLDLIN, encoded by the coding sequence ATGAAAAGTAATTGGAATGGTGTAATGCCTGCAGTGTTTACTTGGCTAAAAGAATCAAAATCTGGCACTTTAGAAATTGATTTTGATGAAACACAAAAACAGGCAGCAAATATTTTAAAAACTCAAGGAAAAAATGGAAGCAGAATGAACGGACTTGTTGGTTCTGGTACTCTTGGCGAGAATAGCTATCTTAATACTAACCAGCGCCTTTCTTTACTTAAATCTCTATCTGAAGTTGCTAAAGAATATAGTGTTCCGTTAATTAGTGGAGCTTCATCAGAAACTAAAGAAGAACTTGCTAAAATTATTGAAGGGCTTGCAACAGTTGGTGTAGATACAGTAATGGTTATGCCTCCAAAAACTAAGACAGTTCCGTCTGAAAAAGAAATGTATGAGTACTATGCACTTTCTGAGGCAACTGCCAAAGATGTTGGTGTAACAATTATGCCATATAACAATCCTGATGCAGCTGGTTATCATGCGCTTTCAACTGAACTTCTTATGAAACTCTCTGTACTTCCTAATGTAACTGCTCTAAAAATATCTACGATAGATGTATCAATTATTGAAACACTGATGTTAGAGAACAAAAATTTAAAAATTTTAGCAGGTGTAGACACAGTTACTGTACATGCAGGGTTAGCTGGAGCTTGTGGTGGAATTACAGGTGTTGGTTGTATTTTTCCAAAAGCAAGTGTTACCATGCAAGAGTATGTTTCAAATGGAGAGTGGGCTAAAGCAAACAAAATTTCTCAAGCTTTAAATTCTTTATCTTATTTAGATGCCCAGCCACTTCTTATGGAGTATCTTAAGCTTGCAATGGGAATTCATTATAATGATGTTGCTGGTGGGTTACGTACTTTTGGAAAGAAATTATCAAAACAACAGATTGATGATGTTCATTCAAGATATTTGCTGGCAAAAGAAAGACTTGAAGTATTAGATTTAATAAATTGA